One window from the genome of Elaeis guineensis isolate ETL-2024a chromosome 5, EG11, whole genome shotgun sequence encodes:
- the LOC105032580 gene encoding receptor kinase-like protein Xa21 has translation MDLPIALILTSKVRWPLLLLLLFLLQAALFPQCSGSQTDLLALLAFKAAITHDPIRSLKSWNGTASICRWAGVSCSPRHQERVVALVLESMSLGGSISPSIGNLTYLARLHLPGNKLRGVIPSDIGRLRHLKDLNLSFNSLAGAIPPSLGNLSSLQRLDLSSNKLTGEMPPSIGNLSSLAYLDLSNNSLIGPIPPKITKLLNLSYLDLSSNGLAGGIPPLLGRIEALSVLALASNSLTGIIPPSVGALSSLTYLDLSRNSLDGELPPSFTNLSHLVVLDLSANNLQGHLPEDLGRLTSLQFFQISVNKISGTIPLSIYNISSLQTLNAVDNHLSGTLSPDIGNALPNLQQLHLVGNQLEGPIPISLANASGLHVIDLSRNKFSGGIPANLGSLQDLSWLSLGRNMLKAREANDWAFISSLTNCSQLGFLGLTDNDLSGTLPISIANLSTQLYSLTMGQNRIHGTVPPGIENLVNLNLLELQQNVLSGSIPDSVGRLRKLDALVLFSNNFSGAIPTSIGNLTQLSELYLDGNDLQGGIPGSLGNCQSLNTIDLSGNQLSGSIPGEVLSLSSLSYYLGLSSNFLYGLLPASVGKLINLQTLNISNNRLSGEIPTTIGDCLELEYLYLGGNFFQGFIPSSLGNLKGIIVLDLSLNNLSGPFPDFLADLHYLQHLNISFNDLDGEVPKEGVFNNASAISILGNDKLCGGISDLHLPACPSQTSKKKKSLVLKIIVPIICGILSLILLSSLLITSYLKRNSKKSSYSTPSMDLLKKVSYTELRKATNDFSCSNLIGKGTFGSVYRGILGDDETVAIKVLNLQLQGAFKTFKAECEALRNIRHRNLVKIITTCASVDSRGNDFRALVFQFMPNGSLEKWLHARSDEKFHLKKLSLIERLNIAIDVAAALNYLHNHCEVPIIHCDLKPSNILLDDSMTAHMGDFGLARFLPESTDKSSRDPSSTMTFAVKGSIGYIAPEQGMGGQVSVQSDVYSYGILMLEIFTGKRPTDDMFKDGLTLQKFVEDEFSKGYQVTMIVDPSLFSQESEEMLHVNQGGRQACERIERCLIAVLAIGLSCAKESPGERMEIKDAMTHLQAIKTLLPMPNI, from the exons ATGGATCTCCCAATAGCACTCATTCTCACCTCCAAGGTACGTtggcctctcctcctcctcctcctcttcctcctccaagcTGCTCTCTTTCCTCAGTGTTCAGGAAGCCAAACCGACCTGCTCGCTCTGCTTGCTTTCAAGGCAGCAATAACCCACGACCCCATAAGATCCTTGAAGTCGTGGAATGGAACTGCATCCATCTGTAGGTGGGCTGGCGTTTCCTGCAGTCCTCGGCACCAGGAGAGGGTCGTCGCCTTGGTCCTCGAGTCCATGAGCCTTGGAGGCTCTATATCCCCTTCCATTGGAAACCTCACCTACCTTGCTCGACTCCACCTCCCCGGCAACAAGCTCCGCGGTGTCATCCCCTCGGACATTGGCCGTTTACGTCACCTCAAAGACCTCAACTTGAGCTTCAACTCCCTGGCCGGAGCCATCCCACCTTCACTAGGCAATCTTTCATCTCTCCAGCGACTCGATCTGTCGAGCAACAAGCTTACTGGAGAGATGCCACCTTCCATAGGGAACCTTTCCTCTCTGGCCTACCTTGACCTTTCAAACAATAGCCTCATTGGGCCCATACCACCAAAGATAACGAAGCTCCTAAACCTCAGTTATCTTGATTTATCCAGCAACGGTCTTGCTGGAGGTATTCCACCGTTGTTAGGTAGAATCGAGGCTCTATCTGTTCTTGCTCTAGCGAGCAACAGTCTCACAGGGATCATCCCTCCTTCGGTGGGGGCCCTCAGCTCTCTCACCTACCTCGATCTCTCTAGGAATAGCCTCGATGGAGAACTCCCTCCATCATTCACCAATCTCTCGCATCTCGTCGTTCTTGATTTGTCGGCAAACAATCTCCAAGGCCACCTTCCGGAGGATCTAGGCCGCCTCACCAGCCTCCAGTTTTTTCAAATTTCCGTCAACAAAATATCCGGCACCATTCCATTGTCGATCTACAATATCTCATCTTTGCAAACTTTGAATGCTGTAGATAACCATCTGTCAGGAACACTTTCACCTGATATCGGCAACGCTCTTCCTAACCTTCAGCAGCTTCACCTGGTCGGGAACCAGCTTGAAGGACCAATCCCTATCTCGTTAGCAAACGCTTCAGGACTTCACGTAATCGATCTTAGTCGCAACAAATTCAGTGGAGGGATACCCGCAAATCTTGGAAGCCTACAAGATCTCTCTTGGCTTTCTTTAGGTCGGAACATGCTTAAGGCTAGAGAAGCCAATGATTGGGCTTTTATTTCTTCCCTGACAAACTGTAGTCAACTAGGGTTTTTGGGCCTAACCGACAATGATCTTAGTGGCACGTTGCCCATCTCAATAGCTAATCTGTCGACCCAGCTCTACAGTTTAACCATGGGGCAAAACCGGATACATGGAACCGTTCCTCCTGGAATTGAGAACTTGGTGAACCTGAATTTGTTGGAACTTCAACAGAATGTTCTTAGCGGCAGCATTCCTGATTCTGTTGGAAGACTTAGAAAACTAGATGCTCTGGTCTTGTTTAGCAACAACTTTTCAGGGGCTATCCCAACCTCCATTGGCAACCTCACCCAGTTAAGTGAGCTTTATTTAGATGGGAATGACTTGCAAGGAGGCATACCAGGGAGTCTTGGGAACTGTCAGAGTCTGAACACAATAGATCTTTCTGGCAATCAGCTTAGTGGGTCCATTCCTGGAGAAGTACTCAGCCTTTCCTCCTTATCTTACTATCTGGGATTATCCAGTAATTTCTTGTATGGGCTGCTTCCAGCTTCAGTAGGCAAGCTGATCAATCTTCAGACTCTGAATATTTCCAACAACAGATTGTCAGGTGAAATTCCAACAACAATTGGAGATTGTCTGGAGTTGGAATACCTGTATTTAGGTGGGAACTTCTTTCAAGGATTCATTCCTTCATCATTGGGCAACTTAAAGGGCATCATAGTGTTGGATCTTTCACTGAATAATTTGTCTGGGCCCTTCCCAGATTTTCTAGCGGACCTACACTATTTGCAGCATCTAAACATATCTTTCAATGATCTTGATGGTGAAGTGCCAAAGGAGGGAGTCTTCAATAATGCTAGTGCAATTTCCATCCTCGGGAATGACAAATTATGTGGGGGTATCTCGGATTTGCATTTACCCGCATGTCCAAGTCAaacatcaaagaagaagaagtcccTTGTGCTCAAAATAATTGTCCCAATTATTTGTGGAATCTTGTCATTGATCCTGTTATCTAGTTTGTTGATCACCAGTTATTTGAAAAGAAACTCAAAGAAGTCTTCGTATTCGACTCCCTCGATGGATCTACTTAAAAAAGTTTCTTACACGGAGTTGAGGAAAGCAACTAATGACTTTTCATGCAGTAATCTGATTGGCAAAGGAACTTTTGGTTCTGTATATAGAGGGATTTTGGGTGATGATGAAACTGTTGCAATTAAGGTACTTAACCTCCAATTGCAAGGAGCTTTCAAGACCTTCAAGGCAGAGTGTGAGGCCCTGAGAAACATCCGACATCGCAACCTTGTGAAAATCATAACGACCTGTGCGAGTGTTGATTCCAGAGGAAATGATTTTAGAGCTCTCGTGTTTCAATTCATGCCTAATGGGAGCCTAGAGAAGTGGTTGCACGCTCGATCAGATGAGAAATTTCATTTGAAGAAACTAAGCCTCATTGAGAGGCTGAACATAGCAATTGATGTGGCTGCTGCACTGAATTACCTTCATAACCACTGTGAGGTACCAATTATTCATTGCGATTTAAAGCCAAGCAACATTCTTCTTGATGATAGCATGACTGCTCATATGGGAGATTTTGGGCTAGCAAGGTTCCTTCCTGAAAGCACCGACAAGTCATCTAGAGATCCATCTAGTACTATGACATTTGCTGTAAAGGGGTCTATTGGATACATTGCTCCAG AGCAAGGGATGGGAGGCCAAGTCTCTGTTCAAAGCGATGTTTACAGTTACGGGATCCTTATGCTGGAGATCTTTACTGGGAAGAGACCTACAGATGACATGTTTAAAGATGGTCTTACTCTTCAAAAATTCGTTGAGGACGAATTCTCAAAAGGTTACCAGGTCACGATGATTGTGGATCCATCCTTGTtttcacaagagagtgaagaaatgCTACATGTAAATCAAGGTGGAAGACAAGCATGTGAAAGGATCGAAAGGTGCTTGATTGCTGTACTTGCAATTGGTCTTTCATGCGCCAAGGAGTCACCAGGAGAGCGCATGGAGATAAAAGATGCTATGACTCATCTGCAGGCAATCAAGACTCTGCTACCAATGCCCAACATCTGA